One genomic window of Candidatus Neomarinimicrobiota bacterium includes the following:
- a CDS encoding phosphopantothenoylcysteine decarboxylase — MASSKKTEKIPSSWFAGRSVSLVIAGDISVHVSFDLLDTLSTFSGITLHCLVADSTLRLFTSHSFERFGAVSEFSLSPVQQEHFTQHAPEADATVWIDFSEEQTLTNLFNQESSEGTHPHILVTNKNAAEAGIQFIGTWDHTIEALAQHLPADNSWNGKRVLVTAGPTEEDIDPVRFITNRSSGKMGFALARQAALRGAIVTLVTGPTALETPYNVNRIDIRTADEMLDACREYFDDSDAFFAAAAVEDLVPADAVEHKIKKQGSMTVECREAVDVLGTLAKQKTGQYLAGFSVETENDIENSREKLNRKSLDAIVVNNPREPGAAFQHDTNRATIIPKDGNIVEFPMQSKEALARELLDFVRRDITTP; from the coding sequence TGTCTCATTCGACCTGCTGGATACCCTCTCAACATTTTCCGGCATCACGCTGCATTGCCTGGTAGCCGACTCAACACTGCGTCTTTTTACTTCGCACAGTTTCGAGCGATTCGGAGCCGTTTCAGAATTTTCTCTTTCTCCAGTTCAACAGGAACATTTTACTCAACATGCTCCCGAAGCGGATGCTACAGTCTGGATAGATTTTTCAGAAGAGCAAACTCTCACAAATCTTTTTAATCAGGAAAGCAGTGAGGGCACACATCCGCACATTTTGGTAACAAATAAGAATGCAGCCGAGGCTGGCATTCAGTTTATCGGGACCTGGGATCATACAATCGAAGCTCTGGCTCAACATCTTCCTGCGGATAATTCGTGGAACGGAAAAAGGGTGCTGGTGACAGCCGGTCCAACAGAAGAAGATATCGATCCGGTGCGGTTTATCACCAATCGCAGCAGCGGAAAAATGGGCTTTGCTCTCGCCCGTCAGGCGGCACTCAGAGGGGCGATTGTGACTCTCGTGACTGGTCCGACGGCCCTCGAAACACCGTATAATGTCAATCGCATCGATATACGTACCGCGGATGAAATGCTTGACGCCTGCCGGGAATATTTTGACGATTCCGATGCGTTTTTTGCTGCCGCAGCGGTCGAGGATTTGGTCCCGGCGGATGCAGTGGAGCACAAGATAAAGAAACAGGGGAGTATGACCGTCGAATGTCGTGAAGCGGTTGATGTTCTGGGGACTTTGGCGAAGCAAAAAACCGGGCAATATCTGGCCGGCTTTAGCGTGGAAACTGAAAATGACATCGAAAATTCCAGAGAAAAGCTAAACAGAAAATCCCTGGATGCGATTGTGGTAAATAATCCCAGAGAGCCCGGAGCAGCCTTTCAACACGACACGAACAGGGCAACCATTATCCCCAAAGATGGGAATATCGTCGAATTTCCCATGCAGAGTAAAGAGGCCCTGGCCCGTGAACTCCTTGATTTTGTCCGGAGGGACATCACTACCCCATGA
- a CDS encoding uracil-DNA glycosylase translates to MNEVNNYSEYLKQQAELFPEDFYIRPFGTPGQVAERGSGEDYNPEIPPYEPPASGRLADYKQLIHNCKRCPLGESRTKFVFGTGDRNADLMFIGEAPGYYEDQQGEPFVGKAGKLLDKILAAIDLKRENVFIGNVLKCRPPENRDPKAEEIEECEPYLVEQIRLVEPRVIIALGKVAGNTLLRKSSSLRDLRGKTWDYHGTDLIVTYHPAALLRNQNLKRPAWEDFQKIQEKYLS, encoded by the coding sequence ATGAACGAGGTTAATAACTACAGCGAATATCTGAAACAGCAGGCCGAGCTCTTCCCGGAGGATTTTTACATCAGGCCGTTCGGAACGCCGGGGCAAGTTGCGGAGCGAGGATCTGGAGAAGACTATAATCCGGAAATTCCGCCATATGAGCCGCCGGCCTCGGGACGATTGGCGGATTATAAACAACTAATTCACAATTGTAAGAGGTGTCCGCTGGGAGAAAGCCGGACTAAATTCGTCTTCGGCACAGGGGATCGAAACGCGGACCTGATGTTTATCGGCGAAGCCCCCGGGTATTACGAGGATCAGCAGGGGGAACCGTTCGTCGGAAAGGCAGGGAAACTCCTTGATAAAATTCTCGCTGCCATCGATTTGAAACGGGAGAATGTTTTTATCGGCAACGTCCTCAAGTGCCGACCGCCGGAAAACCGGGATCCGAAAGCCGAAGAGATTGAGGAATGTGAACCGTATCTGGTAGAGCAAATCCGGTTGGTGGAACCCCGGGTTATCATCGCCCTGGGCAAAGTGGCCGGCAATACCCTGCTGCGGAAGTCTTCCTCGTTGCGGGATCTGCGCGGCAAAACCTGGGATTATCACGGGACAGACTTGATTGTGACTTACCACCCCGCTGCGTTGCTGAGAAACCAGAATCTGAAGCGCCCGGCATGGGAAGATTTCCAAAAAATTCAGGAGAAATATTTATCCTGA
- the dnaB gene encoding replicative DNA helicase codes for MADSQSSQGRVPPQSLEAERAVLGAMMLEPEAVSRGLELLDEHNFYREGHRKIFRVMSYLFEKSEPIDQLTVAEELANRDALEDIGGAYELSKLLEIPSAANMEYYAKIVLEKSTYRQLINVATETITQAYEQSDDINELLDRTENAIFRLSDRRLKGGFQPIEPIMTKTMETIESFHEMQGGVTGVATGYSDLDDMTSGFQPADLIIIAGRPSMGKTAFALNIARNVALDEGVPVGIFSLEMANYQLAMRLLCSEARVSSHLLRTGRLPKALYSNLSRVVGKLADAPIFIDDTPSLPILELRAKARRLKTEHDVGMIVVDYMQLMRGPKAAESRQQEISEISRALKALAKEIDVPVVALSQLSRAVESRGGDKRPMLSDLRESGAIEQDADVVMFVYRKEHYLREDDPELAEVEGKAEIIVGKQRNGPVGTVHMTFIKDYAKFEDEARYEDKQYANQAF; via the coding sequence ATGGCAGATTCCCAATCATCACAAGGTCGCGTTCCACCACAATCGCTGGAAGCAGAACGGGCAGTCCTCGGAGCAATGATGCTGGAGCCGGAGGCAGTCAGCCGGGGACTTGAACTGTTAGACGAGCATAACTTTTACCGGGAGGGACACCGCAAGATTTTCCGGGTGATGAGCTACCTGTTCGAAAAAAGCGAACCGATCGATCAGCTTACGGTGGCTGAGGAGCTGGCCAACCGGGATGCTCTGGAGGACATTGGCGGGGCATACGAGTTAAGTAAACTGCTGGAGATTCCGTCCGCGGCCAACATGGAATATTACGCCAAGATCGTCCTGGAAAAATCTACCTATCGTCAACTCATCAATGTGGCCACGGAGACCATTACCCAGGCCTACGAGCAGTCTGACGATATCAACGAGCTTCTTGATCGCACTGAAAATGCAATCTTTCGGCTTTCTGATCGTCGGCTCAAGGGGGGATTCCAACCCATCGAGCCGATAATGACCAAGACCATGGAGACTATCGAGTCGTTCCATGAGATGCAGGGCGGCGTGACCGGTGTGGCTACCGGATATTCGGATCTGGACGATATGACTTCGGGATTCCAGCCGGCGGATCTTATCATTATTGCGGGACGCCCATCCATGGGAAAAACAGCTTTTGCGCTAAATATCGCCCGGAATGTGGCCCTAGACGAAGGGGTGCCGGTAGGAATCTTTAGCCTGGAGATGGCCAATTATCAGCTGGCGATGCGGTTACTTTGCAGCGAGGCGCGTGTGAGCTCACACCTGCTGAGAACCGGACGCCTGCCGAAGGCCTTGTACAGCAATTTATCCCGCGTAGTGGGGAAATTGGCAGATGCGCCGATCTTTATCGATGATACGCCGTCTCTGCCGATCCTGGAACTTCGGGCCAAGGCCAGACGTCTAAAGACAGAACATGACGTCGGTATGATTGTGGTGGATTATATGCAGCTGATGCGTGGACCAAAAGCGGCAGAAAGCCGTCAGCAGGAGATTTCTGAGATATCCCGGGCGCTCAAGGCGCTGGCCAAGGAGATCGATGTGCCGGTGGTGGCGCTATCCCAGTTGTCTCGAGCCGTTGAGTCCCGTGGCGGGGATAAGCGGCCAATGCTGTCCGACTTGCGGGAGTCCGGCGCCATCGAGCAGGATGCGGATGTGGTTATGTTCGTCTATCGGAAAGAGCACTACCTTCGGGAGGACGATCCGGAGCTTGCCGAAGTAGAGGGCAAAGCGGAAATCATCGTTGGAAAACAGCGAAACGGGCCGGTTGGAACTGTCCATATGACATTTATTAAAGATTACGCAAAATTTGAGGACGAGGCCCGCTATGAAGATAAGCAATATGCAAACCAGGCCTTTTAG
- a CDS encoding bifunctional (p)ppGpp synthetase/guanosine-3',5'-bis(diphosphate) 3'-pyrophosphohydrolase: MVESYHGNGQYTADKLWEAYQFGKESHEGQLRKSGDPYFDHCVEVAKILADLHMDITTIMASLLHDVVEDTGVSVEDVREKFDDDVATLVDGVTKLGDIKFKSRQEKQAGNFRKMLLSVAEDIRVIIIKFADRLHNMRTLEYLPPIKQRRIAIETRDVYAPLAHRLGIAKVKWEMEDLVLKTLDRDAYYKIQKGIAEKRKEREKYIERFAEPIREQLKQYSINTKIIGRPKHFYSIYGKMKRRNKPLDEIYDLLAIRIVVDRVEECYTVLGIIHQLFTPVQDRFKDFIATPKINGYQSIHTTVIGPDGKMVEIQIRTHEMNKTAEEGVAAHWRYKEGEDDSDEEVDKQVKWLRDLVDILQNDSDSPKEFMNTLKIDLFKDEIFIFTPKGDLIQLPKGSTPVDFAFEVHTEVGLHCIGAKLNGKIVPLNSEIKSGDTVEIITSDTQSPSYSWLKFVKTTKAISAIKRWIRRNQFEESVKLGKEILEKEIQRLDTEVTFKDVRDSHEKFGYDKEDKLFAAVGNGEATVKDLVQELTPEQEVKEAEETDGKEKFFSLARKKAKGVKVQGISNMMIKFSNCCSPIPGDPIIGFVTRGRGVSIHRSDCKNIPALLKDEDRKIEVDWDVAKDQDFMVRLKLLAEEQKGFLRNVTEALSEFETNIISVDLKVEGALITCIMVVEVEHLRQLNRVMNKLRSVENLISVERD; encoded by the coding sequence ATGGTTGAGTCGTATCACGGCAACGGGCAGTATACCGCAGATAAACTGTGGGAAGCCTATCAGTTCGGAAAAGAATCTCATGAAGGGCAGCTGCGCAAATCCGGGGATCCGTACTTCGATCACTGTGTGGAAGTGGCAAAGATCCTGGCCGACCTGCACATGGATATTACCACGATTATGGCCAGTCTTTTGCATGACGTGGTCGAGGATACGGGGGTATCTGTTGAGGATGTACGGGAAAAATTCGATGATGACGTCGCAACGCTTGTGGACGGGGTGACCAAATTAGGCGATATCAAGTTTAAGAGTCGCCAGGAAAAGCAGGCCGGGAATTTCCGCAAGATGCTACTCTCGGTTGCCGAGGATATTCGGGTCATCATCATTAAGTTTGCAGACCGGTTACACAACATGCGGACGCTTGAATATTTACCGCCCATCAAGCAGCGCCGGATAGCTATTGAAACCAGAGATGTGTATGCACCGCTGGCCCACCGCCTCGGTATAGCGAAGGTGAAGTGGGAGATGGAAGACCTGGTGCTGAAAACCCTTGACCGGGATGCCTACTACAAGATCCAGAAGGGGATCGCAGAAAAGCGAAAAGAGCGCGAAAAATACATCGAACGATTTGCAGAGCCGATCAGGGAACAGCTAAAGCAGTATTCCATCAATACAAAAATCATCGGACGCCCCAAACACTTTTACAGCATCTACGGCAAGATGAAACGGCGGAACAAGCCGCTGGATGAAATTTATGATCTCCTCGCCATCCGGATTGTCGTGGATCGGGTTGAAGAGTGCTATACTGTCCTCGGTATTATTCATCAGCTCTTCACACCGGTACAGGACCGGTTCAAAGATTTTATCGCCACGCCGAAAATTAACGGCTATCAGTCCATCCATACCACGGTCATCGGACCGGACGGCAAGATGGTTGAGATCCAGATCCGTACTCATGAAATGAACAAGACGGCCGAAGAGGGTGTGGCTGCGCACTGGCGCTATAAGGAGGGGGAAGACGACTCCGACGAGGAAGTTGATAAGCAGGTCAAGTGGCTACGGGACCTGGTCGACATTTTGCAAAACGACTCGGACAGCCCTAAAGAGTTTATGAACACGCTGAAGATTGATCTGTTCAAGGACGAGATCTTCATCTTTACACCCAAGGGGGATTTAATTCAGCTACCCAAAGGATCGACACCGGTCGACTTCGCATTCGAGGTCCATACCGAAGTCGGACTCCACTGCATCGGTGCCAAACTTAACGGTAAGATCGTACCGCTGAATTCCGAGATCAAAAGTGGCGACACCGTCGAAATTATTACCAGTGATACCCAGAGCCCCAGCTATTCCTGGCTGAAATTCGTGAAAACCACCAAGGCTATCTCTGCCATCAAACGGTGGATTCGTCGGAATCAGTTCGAGGAAAGCGTCAAGCTTGGGAAGGAAATCCTGGAAAAGGAGATTCAGCGCCTGGATACGGAAGTTACCTTCAAGGACGTGAGAGATTCTCACGAAAAATTCGGCTATGATAAGGAAGACAAACTGTTTGCCGCTGTCGGAAACGGTGAGGCCACTGTGAAGGATTTGGTCCAGGAGTTGACGCCGGAACAGGAGGTCAAAGAGGCTGAGGAGACCGACGGGAAGGAGAAATTTTTCTCCCTGGCACGGAAAAAAGCCAAAGGCGTCAAGGTGCAGGGCATCAGCAATATGATGATTAAGTTCAGCAATTGCTGCAGCCCGATTCCCGGCGATCCAATTATTGGCTTCGTTACCCGGGGACGTGGCGTGTCAATTCACCGCAGTGACTGTAAAAATATCCCTGCGTTGCTCAAAGACGAGGATCGCAAGATTGAGGTCGATTGGGATGTGGCCAAGGATCAGGATTTTATGGTCCGGTTGAAACTGCTAGCAGAAGAGCAAAAAGGGTTTCTGCGTAACGTCACCGAAGCACTTTCTGAATTTGAGACGAATATCATTTCGGTTGACTTGAAAGTGGAAGGGGCGCTCATTACCTGTATTATGGTGGTGGAAGTGGAGCATCTCCGTCAATTAAATCGGGTCATGAACAAGTTGCGTTCTGTGGAAAACCTGATTAGTGTGGAGCGAGACTAA
- a CDS encoding integration host factor subunit beta, with product MSVTYTKKDVARRTAEAVDEKIYLTEKLVDGFFDTLREMMSEDRDRVRIEIRNFGVFEVKPTKAKPKARNPRTNEEIYVPPRKKTHFKPGKLLREVLKKPLDEWDNPGSPE from the coding sequence ATGTCCGTAACTTACACGAAGAAGGACGTTGCCCGACGCACAGCCGAAGCGGTGGACGAAAAAATTTATCTGACAGAGAAACTTGTCGATGGCTTTTTTGATACCCTCCGTGAGATGATGAGCGAGGACCGGGACCGGGTCCGCATTGAAATCAGGAATTTTGGAGTATTCGAGGTAAAGCCGACTAAGGCCAAGCCAAAGGCCCGAAATCCCCGAACCAATGAGGAAATTTATGTGCCTCCCCGGAAGAAAACCCATTTTAAACCGGGGAAACTGCTTCGAGAGGTATTGAAAAAACCGCTCGATGAATGGGACAATCCAGGCTCACCGGAATAA
- the ruvX gene encoding Holliday junction resolvase RuvX has translation MSLPGRILALDYGTRKIGIAITDPLQITASPLTTIRYKDRETLLTSLEDIFAEKEIARIVIGMPFTLDGGESDTTKEVREFVEWLRTETGIPITTLDERYTSEDAKSTLIEMGVKTGHNKDKVDSMAAAHLLRYYLDSTGGE, from the coding sequence ATGAGTCTCCCCGGAAGAATTCTAGCCCTTGATTACGGTACCCGGAAAATCGGGATCGCGATCACCGATCCACTGCAGATTACTGCATCCCCGCTGACCACAATACGGTATAAGGATCGGGAGACGCTGCTTACTTCACTGGAGGATATTTTTGCAGAGAAGGAGATCGCCAGGATAGTCATAGGCATGCCGTTTACCCTGGACGGCGGCGAAAGCGACACTACCAAAGAAGTCCGGGAATTTGTAGAATGGCTCAGGACGGAGACCGGCATTCCGATCACAACCCTGGATGAGCGATACACCAGCGAAGACGCCAAGTCCACCCTAATTGAAATGGGTGTAAAAACGGGGCACAACAAAGACAAAGTTGATTCAATGGCTGCCGCACATCTTCTGCGGTATTATTTGGATAGTACGGGCGGGGAGTAA
- the lnt gene encoding apolipoprotein N-acyltransferase, with the protein MILQTSDLPWWQTPTAKALFAGVILTLSFPPLPLGFLGYIGLIPFFYALEQTDGEHGFRLGYIAGLVYTGGMIYWIGANSGTFPWAAILSAIMAVAFMALNFGLFGWALGWIKRKEVSGGLWWAPVLWVAVEFLRSFGTLVMPWVSLSLSQTDYLPAIQMAGITGMYGVSFWVVLLNVVIIRYLMAKDVGKPTWKWAIVAFAIYLIPLGYGTVILRVLPGVTEESKPVKVSVLQPNVDPNQKWSSQFRRENYALLDSLTSVVTAQEPDIAIWPETATPSYLRYNRYGYLTKLRKKVNSTGIPLLTGTPDWRPPDSVTQGDDGSIYNAAVLIEQGSENLQTYRKVKLVPFAEYVPYQRIFGFFYKLDLGQGNYTPGEKYTVFNLNEPVRTKFSVAICYDSSFPELLRRFRQGGAEWQAIITNDAWFGNTSGPYQHAEWAKMRAVEYRTPIARSANTGISMLIDGWGRVRQSLPLNSQGTLTGTLETNLRPTFYAKFGDVFSIIITLIAIGGIGWGFAKQ; encoded by the coding sequence GTGATTTTGCAAACCTCAGACCTGCCATGGTGGCAAACTCCGACAGCGAAAGCGTTGTTCGCCGGGGTAATTCTCACCCTTAGTTTTCCTCCGCTACCGCTTGGATTTTTGGGCTATATAGGATTAATTCCCTTCTTTTACGCATTAGAACAGACTGACGGCGAACACGGGTTTCGGCTGGGCTACATTGCCGGACTCGTCTATACCGGAGGTATGATTTATTGGATTGGGGCCAATAGTGGCACCTTTCCCTGGGCGGCAATATTGTCCGCAATTATGGCGGTGGCGTTTATGGCGCTGAATTTCGGTTTATTTGGCTGGGCACTGGGATGGATAAAACGCAAAGAGGTTTCCGGCGGACTTTGGTGGGCGCCGGTGCTGTGGGTCGCAGTTGAATTCCTCCGATCATTCGGAACGCTGGTCATGCCGTGGGTGAGTCTGAGCCTGTCACAAACGGATTATCTCCCGGCGATCCAGATGGCCGGCATTACCGGAATGTACGGTGTCAGTTTCTGGGTCGTGCTGTTAAATGTTGTTATTATCCGATATTTGATGGCCAAAGATGTTGGTAAACCAACCTGGAAATGGGCGATCGTCGCGTTTGCCATTTATTTGATTCCGCTGGGATATGGGACAGTTATCTTACGGGTATTACCAGGAGTCACAGAAGAATCTAAGCCCGTCAAAGTTAGTGTGCTCCAACCAAACGTTGATCCAAACCAAAAGTGGAGCAGCCAGTTTCGACGGGAGAATTACGCCCTGTTGGATTCATTGACCAGCGTAGTAACAGCGCAGGAGCCCGATATTGCAATCTGGCCTGAGACGGCAACGCCTTCTTATCTCAGATATAACAGGTACGGATATCTCACCAAACTCCGCAAAAAGGTGAACTCTACTGGTATCCCACTTTTGACAGGTACGCCGGACTGGAGGCCGCCTGATTCAGTGACGCAGGGGGACGACGGCAGCATTTATAATGCGGCTGTTTTAATTGAGCAGGGTTCGGAGAATTTACAAACCTACCGAAAGGTGAAACTGGTCCCGTTTGCGGAGTATGTTCCGTATCAGAGGATTTTTGGGTTTTTCTATAAGCTCGATCTGGGACAGGGAAATTATACTCCCGGTGAAAAATATACGGTATTCAACCTGAACGAGCCCGTGCGTACCAAATTCAGCGTGGCCATCTGCTACGATTCGAGTTTTCCGGAATTGCTCCGTCGGTTCCGGCAAGGCGGGGCCGAATGGCAGGCGATCATTACTAATGACGCATGGTTTGGCAATACGTCCGGTCCGTATCAGCATGCTGAATGGGCAAAAATGCGTGCCGTGGAATACCGGACTCCAATCGCCCGATCTGCAAATACGGGGATCTCTATGTTGATCGATGGCTGGGGACGGGTACGGCAATCTCTGCCTCTGAACTCTCAAGGCACACTTACCGGAACCCTGGAAACAAATTTACGGCCGACATTCTATGCCAAATTCGGCGATGTCTTCAGCATCATCATTACTCTGATAGCGATTGGCGGAATCGGCTGGGGGTTCGCCAAACAATGA
- a CDS encoding energy-coupling factor transporter transmembrane protein EcfT codes for MPSHSDTNQKDLRGFWHPLVVIIAVGVLGGLIAASRQLPHITIFLILSIAGFRFMGAPIHRTIRTIRYFFWLLPLTFIMHLVLTPSGWAFFSHLWEGALRLDFLDNPFSFTLQIFGFLYIMGSAYQLVSGDRLIVSLGRLLSPARKLRIPVDSLFQIVYIALRFIPLLREEAIRIQEVRRGFGVSGNEKILEKARSQMHGMVPLFIGTLHRAEVVAQLMTLRGFRPGEQRSSYIEVTWHARDILTILGFIALFGGSILLL; via the coding sequence ATGCCCTCTCATTCTGATACAAACCAAAAGGATCTCCGGGGGTTCTGGCACCCGTTAGTAGTAATTATCGCAGTCGGGGTGTTAGGTGGACTTATTGCTGCAAGCCGGCAACTGCCCCACATTACGATTTTCCTTATTCTCTCCATTGCCGGTTTCCGATTCATGGGAGCCCCTATCCACAGAACAATACGAACAATTCGATATTTTTTCTGGTTGCTGCCGCTCACCTTCATTATGCATTTGGTGTTGACTCCCAGCGGTTGGGCATTTTTTTCACATCTCTGGGAAGGGGCTCTGCGGCTGGATTTTCTGGACAATCCTTTCTCATTTACGCTCCAGATTTTTGGATTCCTGTATATTATGGGGAGCGCGTATCAGTTGGTCTCCGGGGATCGTCTCATCGTCAGTTTGGGTAGACTCCTGTCGCCAGCGAGAAAACTCCGTATACCGGTAGACAGCCTTTTTCAGATCGTCTATATCGCGCTGCGTTTTATACCGCTGTTGCGCGAGGAGGCCATCAGAATTCAGGAGGTTCGCCGGGGCTTTGGCGTATCCGGAAATGAGAAGATATTGGAGAAGGCGCGGTCTCAGATGCATGGGATGGTACCGCTGTTTATCGGTACACTGCATCGCGCAGAGGTGGTGGCTCAGCTGATGACGCTCAGAGGGTTCCGGCCGGGTGAACAACGAAGCTCCTATATTGAGGTTACCTGGCATGCCAGAGACATTCTAACAATCTTGGGATTTATCGCTCTGTTTGGAGGCAGCATATTACTCCTATGA
- the truA gene encoding tRNA pseudouridine(38-40) synthase TruA → MNRYALIIEYDGTEFHGWQIQSEVRTVQETIEHALAKLTQREIRIVGSGRTDTGVHARYQVAHFDNDKEDFTPETYTRGINSYLPEDVVIKHCVEVPDDFHARFDALRRDYIYTISTKQIAIERQYAWYIPSDFDRKILEEAAAIIFGKHDFRSFMSANSDTDNTVCEIVKSSWKIGSNRLRYLVYGNRFLHNMVRCLVGTMIEVARGRYTLPEFRDFVETPDKEAPVVRAPAQGLVLDKVHYRHNLQDENETLRIDGL, encoded by the coding sequence ATGAACCGATACGCGCTTATCATCGAGTACGACGGGACTGAATTCCATGGATGGCAAATCCAGTCGGAAGTCCGAACGGTGCAGGAAACGATTGAACATGCGCTGGCCAAACTCACGCAACGAGAGATCCGGATTGTAGGATCCGGACGGACGGATACCGGCGTTCACGCCCGCTATCAGGTCGCACATTTTGATAACGATAAAGAGGATTTTACGCCGGAGACCTATACCCGAGGCATTAACTCCTATCTCCCGGAGGATGTGGTAATTAAGCATTGCGTGGAAGTGCCGGATGACTTCCACGCACGATTCGATGCACTCCGGCGGGATTACATCTATACGATCTCCACCAAGCAGATCGCAATCGAACGGCAGTACGCCTGGTATATCCCCTCAGATTTTGACCGAAAAATCCTGGAAGAAGCGGCGGCAATCATCTTTGGGAAACACGATTTTCGCTCCTTTATGAGTGCCAATTCCGACACGGATAACACGGTCTGTGAGATCGTAAAATCTTCTTGGAAAATCGGGTCAAATCGGTTACGCTATTTAGTCTATGGAAACCGGTTTCTACACAACATGGTGCGCTGTTTGGTTGGTACTATGATAGAAGTAGCGCGGGGCCGATACACGCTTCCGGAATTCCGCGACTTCGTTGAGACTCCGGATAAGGAGGCGCCGGTGGTTCGGGCGCCGGCACAGGGATTGGTGCTGGATAAGGTACATTACCGGCACAACCTGCAAGATGAGAACGAAACTTTGAGGATCGACGGACTTTAA
- a CDS encoding trypsin-like peptidase domain-containing protein gives MNRKRLLQSMGKKFVRYFLIISILTVGAGILSAQSTSSQIQSDISSNRNTAITQAIAKISPAVVGVNVTQIRRYRASPFNDPLFNMFFGETYQRKVESLGSGVIMSEDGYILTNAHVVEGAAEIVITTPGGDRHDGELIGIDNVSDLALVKIDGDDLPYAEFGNSDDLVIGEWVVALGNPFGLFDVSNQPTATVGIISGLKMDFGEQREGQRYQDMIQTDASINTGNSGGPLINADGKVIGINTFIFTGGGYNQGSIGIGFAIPINRAKMIMNDLKTEGSIDWSFDTGLKIQEIDGQISRALDLPVDEGIIVTGVVPSSPADKAGIRRGDIITEAEGEQIRSERDIFNAIQNNYLHAGDTLHLKVWRDGNAKTYQLKLESVR, from the coding sequence ATGAACCGAAAACGACTCTTGCAATCCATGGGAAAGAAATTTGTACGGTATTTTTTAATTATTAGTATCCTCACTGTCGGTGCCGGAATATTATCGGCCCAATCAACGTCATCGCAGATCCAATCGGACATTTCCTCAAATCGTAATACGGCAATTACGCAGGCAATTGCGAAGATTAGCCCGGCGGTGGTGGGAGTGAACGTCACCCAGATTCGTCGGTATCGCGCCAGCCCGTTCAATGATCCGCTGTTTAATATGTTTTTTGGCGAAACCTACCAGCGCAAGGTAGAGAGCCTCGGTTCGGGTGTGATCATGAGTGAGGACGGTTATATACTGACAAACGCGCATGTGGTGGAAGGTGCTGCGGAAATTGTTATCACAACACCAGGCGGAGACAGACACGATGGCGAGCTGATTGGCATAGATAACGTTTCCGACCTGGCATTGGTGAAGATTGACGGTGACGATTTACCGTATGCCGAGTTCGGTAATTCCGACGATTTGGTGATCGGCGAGTGGGTGGTTGCCCTGGGGAATCCCTTTGGCTTGTTTGACGTGTCCAATCAGCCCACGGCGACAGTGGGGATTATCAGTGGCCTGAAAATGGACTTTGGTGAGCAGCGGGAAGGACAGCGCTATCAGGATATGATCCAGACCGATGCTTCCATTAATACCGGAAATAGTGGTGGGCCGCTAATTAATGCTGACGGCAAAGTAATTGGTATCAACACATTTATTTTTACCGGCGGGGGATACAATCAGGGCTCAATCGGGATTGGATTTGCGATACCGATTAACCGGGCAAAGATGATCATGAACGATCTGAAGACGGAGGGATCAATCGACTGGAGTTTCGATACTGGCCTCAAGATCCAGGAGATTGACGGGCAAATCTCGCGGGCGTTGGATCTGCCGGTGGATGAGGGTATCATTGTCACCGGAGTCGTACCAAGCAGTCCGGCCGATAAGGCTGGAATCCGACGCGGGGATATCATCACCGAGGCAGAAGGAGAACAGATCCGCAGCGAACGCGATATCTTTAATGCGATTCAAAATAATTACCTCCACGCCGGCGATACGCTCCATTTAAAGGTCTGGCGGGACGGCAACGCGAAAACTTATCAACTCAAACTGGAGTCAGTACGCTAA